The genomic interval GTTCACTCACTAGTGGAAAGGGGTTAGAGATCATAATTAGAGGTAAGGAGAAACTGTCAACTTTTTATTTAAAGGCCTGTCCTCCCCTGAATATTGTGggtggtacacagctttaatctcattgctcaggaaacagaggaagacagaactctttgaatttgaagccagctatctacatagtcagttccaggtatGCTGATGCTAAATAGTGAGACCTAGTCtcataaaaagggaaaaaaagaaagaaaataaaaaagaaaatataaggatGGAAAAGGGGTCATATTCCTCTGTTTGAGAACTAGAAAGGagataaacaacaaaatattataaCAAGGTAGCTTACTAAAGGAGGGATCCAACATTCTATATAATTGATAGGATTTTATTATTTGAACTTAAATAGCTGAGCCCAGATGAGCAAAAAATGTatacaagtgaataaataatactaGGATCATTTAGTATCGTTTGAACCACATACCAATAGGGAGATTGATACAGAATTATTGCAAGTTTGAATCCAGGCTGATCTATACATGATGAGATCcaaacagccagggctgtacaatGAGAGCcttctcaaaagaaaagcaaacaaagaaaaaagatgatgCAGCTTTACAGCTAAACTACAGTATATTTCAGGAAATAAATAGGCTGTCCCATCTCTTTTGTATATTAAATTCACTagttttacaaatatttactgagaacCTACTATGGGGCACACACTCTCTTGGACATTTAAGTGGCTCAGTTAGCAAGGTAGAGAAATCAGGTAAACTACCCTTCAGTAATTACATCATAAGGAAGAAAACAGGCAATAAACAGTAAATACACCATgtataaaaatgtagaaatggAAAAGTTCTTAGGATAAATAtgacaaaaaaatggaaaaacaggaGTGCAGCCGGTGGCAATACATtgatattttaaacataatgGTAAGGACGGGTCTCATTAAACATtcatgaagaaaggaaaatattggTACGTGGCATCTCTATGGAAGTTATTTATAGACAGGAGATGTCATTTTAAAGACCTTAGAGAGATCCACAGAATGAAGGATTCAAAGAAACCTAGTTTGGTGAGAGGGAGCAGAGTGAATAGAGGAGAAATTGAATTCATAGCCATAAAGTGAAAGAGACTTGGCCATGAGCAGATCACTGTGTTCCTTCTAATGGGTGGTACACATTtgctcattttatttgtttactgaaCTACTTTAGGGAGATTTTGAGCAGTTGAGATAGTTTATTCATAGACTTAGGTATGTGGCTCATTGTGCATTTACCTAGCATGTATAAGACTtcaaaaaaaatcctttcctgcACACTTGAAAGTTGATCAATTGTGCCTTCCTAAAAGTAATCATCCTGTTCTTTACTGACCACATTTCTGTGTCTGCATTAGGATAGAGGATATCAATTAACCCCActtggcttccttttcttctactgCTTTCTTTCTATGATTACTACCTTTCCAGAAATGTCCAAGTCTTTTCTATCTTAAGTTGTCAATTTGTAACAAGTATAGCTGTACATGCCTATAACTATATCACTCAGCAAATAAAGCAGAGACATAACGAATGCAATGACAGCATGAAAGTAAATGAAACAAGATGTTTTCCAATCATTGAACCCACCTTTTATTTTATCCTGCTTTGTGTTTACCTCTGTAATTGGAAGCAGTTGAAAACCAGAAACATTGTAGTTACTTAGCAAAAGGCCTGGAGAAAGAAGAGCCATCTGTAATAAGAATAGATCATGTTAGAATACCAAATATAGTGAGAGTTCAAGGTAACGATTGATTGTTCTTGTCTGGGGAGCTCAGAAAGCTTTCACTTGGAAGACACGGTTTGGACTGCATGAAGCATTGCAGAGTTTTGAAAGATAGATAactactgaagaaagaaaaccaaaactgtaAATGTATATATTGAAGAAGTGGAAGTGGGTGATAGAGTTGGATTTTGAATGGAAATAATTAGACCAGAGAGGAGTGAAATGAACAAGGATGGAATGTGAGATTACATAGAATTAGCTCATTGTACACTTTCTTATGGAATCTACTAATTTTCTCACTTATAACAATAGATTCATGGATACCTGTTGTTACACTGACCCCATATAGGAAAAAAGGCTGAGTCTCAGTCACATAATCTCTAGTGTTGGCCTGTGCTTCCATTATTGTTGAGTTGTATGTTCATCTTAAAACCACTGTAGAACTGCATAGCTTCAAGCATCACCTAGATCTGTGTCCACAGTCCATCCCTCTGGTAGACGACCAAGGACCACATAAGGCTACTCTTCTACATTTTTACCTTGATGAATATTCACCAAGTTTTCTACCTTGCTTTTACAATCTTCATTCTTCATGGCAGCTTTTGGTCACTTCAAGATCATGTAATCTATagtgataacaacaacaataataatttactGTTTCTATCACATGGCAAAATATGtaccatttcatttcatttctagaTGTCATATCACTTAATTCTCACCATGCCATAATAAAGTAGCTATTATTGGTTCCCCATTATAGGTAATGGAGTAATTAATGTGACTAAATTCACATAAGTTCCAGAGATGAAGTTATAATGTAAGACTGTCATTCTTTAACTGTATAACAATAGTTCTTCAAATTTCCCCCCTTCTCCATATTTCCCACTCACTCCTAAGATAATTTTGTACCAATGACCTGATAACCTGGCTGATCCTTTATTCTGGTCATTaaaatgagattttcttttttcaagccCCTTTATCCAATTCTACATCTACAAATTGAACCTCTACACTAATGCTTAGCTTTGTGGTCAGTCTGAAGTTCTCGGTGTCTAAGATGTAATACCATACAGTAGTCGGACATGGCTTAAATTCTGCcacttaaaaacataaaaataaacatattcatattattcttcaaaaaaagaaaagaaactttcaaGTTTACAAAACATTTAAGAACTCCTAACtaatgtttataattttcttctttaaacatcATCTGAGTTTGCATGATCTCCCTTCCACAGAACAAAGACCTCTGCTCCAGCCAAGGGCTAGCTATGACCATCTACTTCATAACTCTGAAAAGTATTTGTTAGAATTGGAATGTTGGCTCAGAGAAAAACAGTGGCTCGCCTGCTAAGTCAGGAAAAAAAACCTGATGTAGCTGAATATGCTCCACGTGAGAAGTAGGTTTTCTGAAGAAGGGAGAAATGGTGAGATGAGACCTAGAGAAATACTACACAGGGAAGGATTTTGTTTACTCAGAGTGGAAGgcaagattaaaaagaaaagctaaggTGAAAGtctgaggaaagaacagagttcAGAGAAATGTTCTGGGCCTGTACAGATGCTGGCAGAGTATCTACTGATTATTTAAGACAATAATAAATACCATTTCTATCTGCAGTTTGAGTGACCTTGCCTAAATATGAATACGAACATGTACATTAAATCCATCTATTTCTTCCTATAGTCCCAAAATGGCTAAGTATGTCTCTGGCACTCAGTCCATATTCCTCTAAATTCtactattctttctttgctaGCTACTCACCACAAGTTTGACTAACTCTGAAGAGTGTGACGATCTTCCTTATGTCACTCTTTATAATAATACAGTCACACATACTTTTCCTGGGGCCTGAAATTCTTTCTAATCAGGGCCTCTAGAAAAGCTTCTGTTCAAATATTATTCTGTCAAACCAACACTGGCCATCTATTTTCTTCCCCACtcccttcccagcctccagaCATTTTCATCTCAACCTCTGACTTTATAATATTTTGCACTTTCTAGCATTGAATGgtaacattttgttttgcttaccTGTGTTTGTTAGATTTATAAACACCTTAAAAATAccagttttctctgtttttactTACCTTATCATCTCTATTACCTCTTGAAGTCCCTGGGTTATGTTTGACCCCTGATAAGCAAATTAGTTGTGAAATGCAATTAGACCAACTATCTCAACAAAGCACATCTCATTGATTCCTTTCTTTGCTGCCCTGTTGGAGCAAGTCATCTGAGTCTGGTTTAGAGATCTTGATTTGGTTTTCCACTTACCAGACTGATGGGCTGGTATCTTTGAGAACAAGAACTTTGTCACATATGAATCTTTGTCTTTACATCTGAAAGGGGTTGAAAACAAAaggtaataaaaaggaaaagaaataaagcagcaGCTCTGGAATAGCCTGTACTGGATTGAGGAAAGTTATATGAAGCCCAAGAGTTCTACAGCTTTTATTCTTTTCCACTAAAAAACACTAGAGTCTAGAGCACAAGAAAATAGTAACTTACTCCGGTTTTGGCTCAAGAAAACGAAACATTACTTCAATGTGCATATATGAGAAAGACTGAACGTTAAAATATGTTCCTACTACTGGGCTTGTCTGATACTCCTAGAGGCCAGGATAGAAGAGATTTttctattgtgattttttttcccatcactGTTCATTGCCTTTCCCAGTACTCTCGCACTCTTTCTCTGACTCTTGCTCTTGACCTATTTCTCTTCCAACAATCCCTGGTCTCCTTGGTAACTTTATATGTTGACTCCTCCCACTCTTTCATCCAAGCATACCTAGACCTGGATAGGTCCCAAGCCTCCTTCATTTTCCTCCCTCTTTGTGATAAAGTTACTATGTCTCctcaatatattaatattatttcaaataGGATGCAGATGAGGGGATCAAAGCATACACAAAAGAATTTTATAGCATTTTTGATGCATAGAAGACTCCAGGAAGAAATGAAACTTTATACCTACTCCCTTTTACTAAGCATTAAAATTAGGCAACTGCACTTAGAGCTAGGAAAGTCAGCTTTGGAGATGAAGCAAATTTGATAGTTCTATTTTCTTTGTAGCATGATGTTGAGtctctcatctttaaaaaaaataaatatcttggCTCTTCTTTTTAGAAGTATGGTAACAGGAATGCACGTTCAGAGATccaagaggacagaaaaaaaggaattcagagcaaaggagaggaagaaagaggacagaGCACACAGAGAGCAAACAGCTTATAGTAGTTTTAATTCTAACTCGTTTGCAAATTTCCCTCTCTAACTTAATCTTTCCATCTCTCCTGTTGTTTTCACAATGCCAAAAACTCGGCAGACAGCTATGATTAGACTTTGGATCaagtaaaaagaacaaaaaaaaaatgtttaggttTCAGAGTCTGGTCATCAATTAACAATTGAGGACACAGATCCTCAAAAATGTGTAACAAAATGTGTCTTGGCCTACAACCTCATGTCTGCATGTACCTCTCTTTAGGAACAGCTAATTAAATGGCAAAGGCTGAAGATCATTGTGTATGATCTTGTTACTTTCTTCTCACTctgttaaattttattctattatataagactaagaaaaaaaattggctaataaaaaattttaagcgATCTTTATACCAGTCATGTAAACATATTTGGCACTAactctataaaaacaaaagatgtgaatgtgttttcataaaaatataaatagcatATCAGTTTATTCATTCAAtcaaaagcttttattttatgtcaaacaaaagatttaaatattcaaaaaattataCTACTATAATaggttgttttattcttttaaaatggaatatATAATGATATTGTTCTATTGCTTACAAAGAGCTGATTTAACATCTTAGGCTTACTACAGCtgttaataattaaaacactgaCCCTCTCGGATATTTGAGATATTTCAGAGACCTTTTGAAGTATTTTATCATGTGATTTATTTACCATAACATTCTTCAGATATTGAGATGACTAAGATTGTCTCTGTTTTGAAGACATGAGCCTTCCAATAACAAGGCCGTAAGAGCACTGTGGCTCCATCATAGAAACCATTGACAAGAAACTGAGACAAATGGGCCTGGTGAggtggatcagcagttaagaacattggctggttttccagaggtcctgagttcaattcccagcaaccatatggtggctcatgaccatctatagagagatctggtgccctcttctggcatgtaggtgtacgTGCAGACAGAGCAATCCAacattatagatagatagatagatagatagatagatagatagatagatagataggcaggcagacagacagacaggcagacaggcagacagacagcaaaAACTTAGACCAATATTGGTAATTCATATACTTTATCCATGGCAAAATCTTCAGATCTGCATTATCTAATTTAATCCTCTGTAAAAGGTTATtactcttttctgttttatgattaaaaatcaCAGATTCAAAAcaagtatttttctttgtgtttgcatTATGAATGTTCCAAAAACATCTACTTTGATTCAATTAAGGAAAAGGAGCATTTAGCACTTATAGGATTCCCATGAAGATCAGAGTAGAACTTTTGGGTTGAATGTCAGAGATAGCTTTCTACTCCCTAACTCTCTTATCCCAGCCATGGTAGAGAGAGTTGCAGTTGCCAGTGAATGCATAGCTACATAAATCTACACAAGCTAAGAAATGCCCCACACCTGTCTCCCCTACATGGAATCCATGTGTGAATCACCACCTTACATAGACTCTGCATACATGTAATATTATGTACCGTTTGTCTTCTCATgcttggcttattttacttagcataatGTCTCAAAAGCTCATTCTTATTGTCTCATATGACAAGACCTTCACTTCTAAAGACTCACTTAGTGAAAGGATAAGCTTTAGTGGCTTATTGTTCATATCAGTGACAATATCAAATAGAATTACACTTCATAATTGTTGGAATGTTAGACTGTGTTTTCATTCATGACAAAAACACAAGGGAGGTCTTAGATATGCCTTAATCATTCCACATTGTAAATCTATGACAAACCTAATGTACCCTATAAATTCTTACAAttataattttcaataaaattcaaaaataacaaTGTGAAGTCTCAGAGAAGCATTTAAAGATAAGCAAAGAACTTAGAACTAAGGTTTTAAGCTTTGTAACCTTAGTTTATGAAAAATgctgaaataaatacaaaaaatccaggatattTACATCAGTCATTGAagtaaaattttaagtatttggCAAGAGtgtagtatttttaaattgaagataTGCTAGAAATTTTGGAAGGTACATGCATGTTggctataaatttaaaatattataattaagaCAAGGAATGATTGACAATTGAACATATATTAATCAAAGTTAATTTGGGGAACTTAGCCGTCTATAGATGTATAAGAAAGTTATTGAGAAATCATGTGCACATCCAAATGGCTATCCATAGGGTAGAATGCTATAATTGAGATGCTGTTACATTAAATTATTATCCATGTGGTAGGATACTATAGTTAAGATGTTGTTACATTCAATGATTATCCATAGGGTAGAATGGTATAACTGAGATACTGTTACACCAAATGGAAGTTAAGGAAAAGAAGCAAGAATTGTTTTCTTGACAGGTATGGTGGTGTTAATCACTATGGTCTGGGAACTAGTAGGGGAAAAAGGACAGCCTCATGGAACTCCCAGGAGCCGATTCCTAAAAAACAAGTGGAACATTCAACTTATCTTGGGCTTCACTGAATAACTTAGAAGAATATATACCTTAGAAGAAACAGTAGAAGAAAATAACTTATAAGCATCATTATGTTTTCTACATATTCATTCTATATACTCATTCTCTTTTAATCTTTATGCCAATTTTGAATGTAGATATTATAATACACATTTTACAGGCAAGGAAACTGAGATCCTAGTGACCACTAAAGGTCACAGAGCTAACAATATGAAACATCAAAATCTTTGTGCATATGGATGAATAtagtaggtgtatgtgtgtgcaaatatgtactcgtgcatgtagaagccagaggacatcTCAAGTGCCATTTCTCAAGAAGTCatttacttttttggttttttttttttttatttttatctaaaacTTACAAGTTTGACTAGGCCAGCTGACCAGAAAGCTCTAAGAATTgatctgtctccacctcctcaccACATGGTTTACAAGTACAAGTTTACTCCTGACCATACCCAgttttttacatgggtactgaaATCAAATTTGGGTCCTCATACTTGTGTAGCCAGCACTTTACCAATTATGGAAACTGTAGTCCCAGAGTCTTAAGCTAAATGTTGGCCTAGAATATTCATCCATTCTCCCAATATTTTCCCACTTACTCAGCTCCCAAAAGAGTAGTTCAATATAcattacaaattaaaatattgtaGAATTCAGAGATTGAATTAAAAGCATTTGGAGCAATATATTTAGAGAATTCTTCTACAAACCTAAAGTGTACTCACTCTGATAAGagaaaacaacccaaacaacCAGAGCAAGCCTTGTAAAAATGAAGGGGTTACTTTCAGCTCTAAAGGGGCTTCTACTATGGTAGAGAGGTCAAACACAAGCTGACAATTGAGAACTTGTCACCTATGATGAAAAGGTGCCACAGCCAAGGCTGAATAGTCAACTCACCTTGCTCCTGTATCATTGAGTCAGTAACTACTGTTCATTTGATAGAGGTTTCAGTaatatattattcttttaaatatgaaaCAATTTAGTTCACCTCTATAGAGAAAAATGAGTTGTGATAGTTGAAAAACACAGTtaatcacagaaaataaaattataaatattactaTTTAGGCCAATGGTACTCATCATCAAGAACCCAGTGTAATTATAAACATTACAATCAGTAGAGCACTGCTACCAGTTATCATtacctctctctgtgtatacTGATCACTAGATTGTATTTTCCCTTCTAGAAATTACTGTTTGCTCTAGAGCTGTTATTACAcatcagagatgcagagagaaccTGATAGAATGCATTCTTGAACTAGATTTCTGGGCTCAGACAAAGGCTTTGATGTTAATTTAGTTTCATGGGCAATTTATTTAacttcattgtattttatttcctcAATTCACAGTGTCAGGCAGCTAACCATAAAGTGCTCTGAGAATTGGTTTATTTTgagtaaaatactaaaaatagctTCTTAATGTTATGTGTCTATTAGTATTCCATCATTTCAGGATGCTACAAACTATCCAGAGTTGTTAATAACTGTTTACTGATTCAAGTGATAAAGATTAAGtcttttcattcattatttagttgtttagtatttattttatgtactttatatttatttattattgtttttacatATACTATGATTTCTTTACAAATCCAAGTTTGTGAAGTGAAGTTATTAATAAAATGATCACAATAGTTTTCATAAAATTACATAGGCAATGTCTTTTTCTCAAGGCAAGGGGATCAGCCGAGCAGGAAGCACTGGTCCCCTCCCAGGGTCTTTTTGATTGCATTCTTGACTTCCTGATTCCTTAGGCAGTAGATGAAGGGGTTAAGCATGGGTGTGAGGACAGCATACACAGCTGAAATGAGTTTGTTCGAATTAAAAGATGCAATAGCTCTGGGTCGGACATACATGAAAATCATGGCTGTGTAATAAATTATGACCACAGTAAGATGGGAGGCACAGGTAGAGAAGGCCTTCTTTCTTCCCTGGGTGGAGGGTATGCGCAGAATGGTGGACACTATGTAGACATAGGAGAGGACTGTGGTGACAAGAGGGAAGACAAGAATGACAATAGCCAAAGCAAAGTCTACTAACTCTGCTGTGGACATATCTTTGCATGCCAATTTGAGGATTGGTGAGATATCACAGAAGAAGTGGTTCATGACATTAGAGCCACAGAAAGCaacatgtgaaataaaatagactttgacAACAGAGACCATGAAACCACTAAAATAGGAAAGGGCCATTAGCTGCATACAGTAAGCTGTGGTCATGATGACTGGATATCGAAGAGGGTGGcaaatggccacatagcggtcataggccatagCTGCCAGGAGAACACACTCTGTGCAAGCAAGTGAGACAAAGAAGTAGAGCTGAGTCATACAGCCTGTGAAGGAGATGTGCCGTCTCTGCAGGAGGAATCCATCTAGCATCTTGGGAACTGTGACAGAGACATACCAGATCTCTAGAAAGGACATGCTACTTAAGAAATAGTACATGGGCTTGTGGAGGGAGCCAGTGGACCAGACAGTGAATATAATTACAAGATTTTCTGCTATAATCAACATGTAGAccacaagaaaaatgaagaataggAGGACCTGTAGCCAAGGGGCTGTAGGGAAGCCCACCAGGATGAACTCACTGACCAGAGTAGTGTTCATATCCAGCATAACCAAAGGCACTGGGAAATATTGAAGTCTTCTGTGGCACCACAAGTAAGAGCAATATCTATGGCATCAgaccaaacaattaaaaaaaagttagtaATTTACTCTTCTTGTGAATAAGATtcacaatataattttattaataaattatttcaatgtGATGAAATAATttccatataaatatttttataagttttccaGAATCACAAGTTCACTTTTGCCACTGCCCATACACCAGCCCACCATGGTGAAGTCACGAAAATCATGCCTGCCTTTGAGTTCCCCATGCTTTCACATTTGGCTGGgattatatagtttatatatccGCCCAGCCCAGTAAGTTTaactctcacccctcatcaaataAGGTTCTCTCTCAGCAGGCAGAAActaatacagagatccacaattGTTCAAAATGCAGCAAGAAGTAACTGTGTAGTGCCCAACTGCAATATATATCTGTGATGCAACCTCTAAACCTAAATCacaggaaacatcacagaagggggaagaaagattgtaaaagccagatgaTGAAGTCATCAGCTGCTAGTGTCTTCTAGAAGTGATAGCAAACTTCATGACATTTCAACAAATATGGTTTTCTAAACAAGACCAGTTAACATGTCAATATGGATGAAGAAAATTTCACAAGGCCCTGTTCCTTACATGAAGATGCGAGGGCATCAGtggatgctgagagaggagaactCTATTTTCTCCATGTATAAGCTCACTGATACGCTATCAAAtctcaagtggtcagccctaaacacatgTACTTATATGCGAACATTAAATGGACTCATTGGGTTTCATGGATGGTAGTAATGAGGAATGGTAACTAGGCACATAACGttctcatgtatgaaattctcaaaaagtaaaataattaataaaatctaaGCTGTTCCTGCATATATTTTTCACTCTTTAAATATTATTAGCAATATGAAGGTCACATATGTGTTTCCTAGTACATTGCAGCTCATTTCATATAATCTGgaacatttattatatttgaaaaattatgCTATTGACTCCAAAAAGTTCTGACAGACTCATGTCTCTATTATGTTAAGTGTGGCTGATTCAAAATATCTGATTCTGCAGCTGTGTAGTTTAGAGAGCTTAGTCTTTCAAGAACATCTGAAAATAATCAAAAGGAGCCTTCTTTTGATGACTTAATTTGTGAGTGTTCACTGTTTTAGAGAAATGTTTGAATAAATTAGAATAAATGAATGatgtttgtaaaaaaataaaatcacttcttCCATAATCCTGTTATCTACAGACAGTGGTGGAAATGTCAAAGCCATTCCTAGATCCCTTGTTAGAGAAGATAGACTCATATTCCCCTCCGCATTGATTCTATTTGATTCTATTTCTGTTTAACTAGGAAAATACTGAAcaaacatttattcattcttgAAATAAAATGATGGAGATTATCATTCAATCAGAAAATCTTCCAAAAGTTTAGTTTTGGGGGAATATTTTAGCTATAGTACTTTGACCCACCACATTATCTTCAATTGAAGTCGATGGAAAATTGTTTATGAGAGTTACTATTGAAGATGTCTTAGTTTTCAGTATTTAGGGAACTTCTACAGAAACTGTATCAAGAGGCTATGATGATATTTCAGTGGCTGTAGCACTTGTCATcaatcatgaagacctgagttcagatccccaacacccatgtaagtAGAAGGTGTGCATAGCGACCTATCTGTAACCCAGGCATGCTGGAATCAAAGAAAGTGGGTAGCTGGAGCGCATTGGCTAGCCAGACTATTGGAAACACAAGTAACAAATTCAACAAAGGATCTGCATTAAGATAAAGAGAATTCACTGAAGACATGTGATGTAAACTCATCTCACATATAACAATCTACACTTCTGTCATGAGCCACAAACTTTACCTTCTACTCACAGCTACATAAAATTTAAGAGCATGACTTTATAGTCAGGGAAAGGTTTATCTTTACAATACCTAGTAGTTGTGTTCTGCATCACTAAACAAGTATGCCCTCCAATTTTTCTCTCCTACAAAGTGAAAAGTCATAAAAGCACATATCAACTCCATCTGAGATGTAAGTATTGAATAAAATAGTGCATGAGACTTTTAAAATAGACTCAATTCATAGACATCTCCTGTTAGAAGGTACTATCATTGAGTTACATTAGACTCATAGTTTCTTACTCAATCATAAACATTATGCATATTTTCACTCATGTATACTCGTAGACACCtagaattatttcttctttttcttttgcttaatttTCCTCTTAAAGCccagggaacaaaataattagaatttcttagaaaattgaaTTATGGAATCCATGAAAAAAACCTCTGAATATAAAGTCATTTATAtcttttcctaatttatttttaatgaattttattatttcagtacATTGAAttctttttcataatttatgTTCTAGTATGGAGCTTTAGGAATACAGAATCATTTCTTCTATAATCCTTGTATAGAAATAAACACACTAAGCTCTGGTCTCTTGTGGTTCCCTACAGAAGAATGCCCTTTCAATCTACTCTTGACTCTTACAGTCCTGAATGTTTTCATTCTGAAGGACACCAACACTACTGAccttttctagaatttttttaaaaaaaacaattacatTTTTGTGCCTCTATAGCTACAAGAAGTATATTTGTCACAATTGTCCCACTTTAAATAAAGAGGTATTGACTCTTCATTATCCATTTTGTATCCCAAATTACCCTTTCTTTGGTTAAAGAATACAACCTGTAGCTGCCAAGTCTCTTCTCATCTTCCTAGCAAACTTTTTTGAATAGGTCAACCTCCTTTGGTATCACCAACCACTAACCATTGTCcacttttctttattctgtgatGAAAAATTCTTCAGACACCTCCAGAGACAATGAAAAAGAGAGATGATCTGAGGAATCTTACAGTCCTCAGAGAACCAGACAGGCCCTCAGTCTGCATGGCAGCTATAGTAACTTCAAGATATAAAGACAAGAAGAGGCAGGCTAATATATTCAGCACTTGTTCATATTTTTTCCATCATGCCCTCTCCCCAAGGACCTTCTTAGATTATTCTGTCCTGGCTGTAGGTAAAGTTGATTTGCTCTGCTAAGAACCAGAGAAACTGAACCTCTGTCTACTTATCAAGTTCTGTTTAAAATACAAACgcatttatgtatatttgtaaatGTGGAGTagataaaaatcacaaaaacTTACACTGAATATCAAGAAACTAAAGAGAATGTAATAGCCTAAATTTAAGACAGTAGAGGAAAAGTAAATTAAAGATGCTACAATtgacataaatgaaataaaactaaaatttatttttaagaaagtatCAGTAAGGATAAGCAACAATGAACAAATTAACAAAGGAGTTGTGGTTTATCCATGCAGTATAACATTATTTACTCTCTTTACTAGAAGTATTTACAATTTATGTATAGAAGTATTttgcctttgtatgtgtgtgagtgtgtgtgtgtgtgtgtg from Arvicanthis niloticus isolate mArvNil1 chromosome 1, mArvNil1.pat.X, whole genome shotgun sequence carries:
- the LOC117722948 gene encoding olfactory receptor 6B9-like is translated as MLDMNTTLVSEFILVGFPTAPWLQVLLFFIFLVVYMLIIAENLVIIFTVWSTGSLHKPMYYFLSSMSFLEIWYVSVTVPKMLDGFLLQRRHISFTGCMTQLYFFVSLACTECVLLAAMAYDRYVAICHPLRYPVIMTTAYCMQLMALSYFSGFMVSVVKVYFISHVAFCGSNVMNHFFCDISPILKLACKDMSTAELVDFALAIVILVFPLVTTVLSYVYIVSTILRIPSTQGRKKAFSTCASHLTVVIIYYTAMIFMYVRPRAIASFNSNKLISAVYAVLTPMLNPFIYCLRNQEVKNAIKKTLGGDQCFLLG